The nucleotide sequence AGGGATAGGGCGACTTCAGCGACGGCGCCTGCGGAAGGTGAGCGCTCCGAGCATCACGAGCGCCGCGATCCATCGCCCCGTCGTGCCCTCGGCGGGTTCGGTGGTGCAGGCGCAGCCACCCGTCAGCTCGACAGACTCCTGCGGCGCGACGAGATCCCTGCACGCGCCCTCGGCGCAGACCTGACCGGTCGGGCAATCCGCGTCGACGGAGCACGCGGCGGTCGAGATCACGTCGTCGCTCGGGTCGAGAGGATCCCGCTCGCCCGCGTCCACCACGCCGTCCTTGTTCGTGTCCTCGTCGCCGTCGGACACGCTGCCGTCGTCGGTGTCCCAGTCGAGCGGGTTCGTCGTCGTCGTCCCGCTGTCGGCGTCGGCGATACAATGGCCCGCCTCGGGGTCCGTGCCGGGGCCGGTGCAATCGAAGCCGAGCTCCGTGCCGTCGAAGAGGCCGTCGTCGTCGCTGTCGGGGTCGAGCACGTTCACGGTCCCGTCGCCGTCCGTGTCCTTGTCGTAATCAGGCTCGAGTCCGTCGCGCACGCCGTCGTCGTCGGTGTCCGGATCCTCCGGGTCGGAGCCGATCACCTCCTCCTCGTGATCCTCGAGCCCGTCGTCGTCCTTGTCGGGGCAGTCATTGTCGGGGTTGCCGTCGCAATCGCTGTCCACGGCGTCCCCGCAGGCCTCGACGCCCGGCGCGCCGGCCGTCGCGCTGCACGAGGCGGCGCCCGCTGCGTCGCATTCGAACACGCCCTCGGCAAGGCACGCGCCGACGCCCACGGAGCAGGCCTCGCCCAGGGCGAAGCCCTCGTCGGCCTCGCCGTCGCAATCGTCGTCCACGCCATTGCAGGTCTCGACCGCCGCGCCGGGCTCGGCGACCGGGGCGCAGGCGGTGACGCCGCCTCCGCACGTGGTGAAGCCCGTCGCGCAGGCGCCCATGAGGCCCGTCGCGCAAGGCTCCCCGGCGCCGGCGGGGCCGTCGTCGGGGATTCCATTGCAGTCATCGTCGATCCCGTTGCACGTCTCGGGGAACTCTCCCTTGCCGATCGTGGGGATACACGAGAGGGCGCCCCCCACGCAGGCCGTGAGGCCGGCCGCGCAGAGCCCGGGGTCGGAGGACGTGCAATCCACCCCGGCGCCGGGGTTGTCCTCGTCGATCGCGCCGTCGCAATCGTTGTCGACGTCGTCGCAGACCTCGGCCGAGGACGCGCCGGGGACGGCATTGCAGGAGGGCTGCCCCGACGCGTCACACACGATCGTGCCCGTCGTCGCGCAGCCGCCGACGCCCGCCTCGCAGATATCGCCGGCTCCGGGGCAACTCTGCTCGATGCACCCTTCGTCGCCGCAAAGGACGGGATCTCCGAACAGGGGCGGCAGGGAAGGCGGCCCCGCGAGGTCGGTCCCGAGGACCTTGCCCATCGCAGACGTGCCGCAGGCGAAACGCAGCGGCGTGAGGGGTGTGACGCCGGCGAGCGCGAGCGCGCTGCGCTCGACGGCCCAGTCGACGAAAAAATCGGGATCGGGGTTCTCGGCGGGGAAATCTTCCCCCGCCGGCGCCTCGCGCGCATACCCATGGCCGGGCTTGCCAGCGACGAGCGGATCCAGGTATGCGCGGAGGAGCACCTCGGCGTCGTCCGAGGGATCGTTCGGGATCACCTGGTTCGTGTTGTGCCAGAGGTTCACCGAGTCCGGGTTGGAGACGCCGTCCACGATGGCGATGAGCTCGTAATCGGACGAGTCGCCGTCCGTGTCGATGAGGCAGCCCCAGCCGTAAGGCCAGAACGAGGACGCATTCTGGCGAGCATTCTGGTTGATACGGAGGCGAAAATAAAGATGGTCGGCGTCGCTCTGGACGTAGGCGACGGGGGACATTTCATTGCCGACGATGTCCCGCGGCCCGGGCGCGTCCCCGGCGGGATCGCCGAGCGGCGAGGTCACGTTGGTGACGGGATCCGTGCGCACGAGCGGGACCCAAGCCGCGTCACTCGAAGGATACGCCTGCGCCCAGGCCGCCGCCGGCAAGGCGAGCCCGGCGAGGCTCGACAACCAGAAGACGCCGACCCTCTTGCGGGCCGTCCACGATCGATCTCCAGCCATTGCACCCTCCCCAGCGATTGGGGATGCGTATGAATGGCAGAGGTCGGCTGCGCAACAGACAACCGCGGGAGGACCGGAGAATCCGGAGTTTCCTGGAGTCGATTCCGTCGCGGGTCGTGGGTTCGTGTCGAGGACGGCGCGGCGTATTCGGTGACGCCGGCGCCTGTCAGGTCAGCAGGAGGACCTTGAGCTGGCTCGGGACGAGCCGCACGCCGGGGCAGTTCGTCGAGTTCTGGATGTTCATGCTCGTGAGCCGCGTGGCGGGCATTCCGCCGACGAGCGTCTTCAGCGCCGGGAGCACCGGGCGGGACGGGCCCATGACCATGCCCGACGCGACGCCCATGTTCACGCCGGTGTTGTCCCCGTTCGTCATCGGAATGGTCGTGCTCATGTTATGCGCAGGGGTGCACATGAACAGCACGTTGTAGGCGGCGGGCACGCCCATCGGGCCCGCCGCGATGTTCGGATAAGGAATCGGCACCGGCGCGGGCGTCGGCGTCAGGCAGACGTCCGGGAACCCCATGTCGACGCCCATCATCTGCGAATTCGCGAACATCGTCGCCCCTTTCAGCCGAGGTGGATCTGCTCGCCGTCGACCTTCACGAGCTGCTCCGCGGTGATCAACGTGTTGTCCCCGCGCAAGCTCATGTTCTTCTGCGCCGCATAATCGATCCGCTCCGCTCGGACCTGATCGACCTCCTCGACCGTGCGGTACGATCGCTTCACCTTCTGCGAGAGCCGCTCGAGCGCCGAATCGACCACGCCCGCGAAGAGCTTCACCTTGCCGAGCTCGGCCGACACGAGCGTGCCGAGCAAAGAGAGCCGCTCGAGCACCACGTTCCCGGACACGCTGCGGATCTCGACCGAGCCGGAGACCACGCTGACCTCCTTGCCCGACACGAGGCCGATCCCCTCCTGCGCCGCCATTCCAATGCGGCCGCTCGGGGCCTTCAGCTCGACGTCGCCGTCGAGCACGATACGCGAGGTGGCGCCGTCCTCCCGCTCGAGCACCGCGAGCACGTACGCCGCCTGGCCCTCGATCACCACGAGCAACACGGTGTCGTCCACCTCGGGCGCGAGCAGGCAGCTCTTCGCGCGGCGCGCCCGGTAATTCCCCCCGTCCGTCCGGACGACGAAGACATCCCCCTCGACGCGCACGACCTCGCCGACGTCCTGACTCACCTGCCTGTGCTCGAGCTTCCTCGCGAGATTATCCATGTCGTCCTCACGCAACGCGCGTCCGCGCGGTTCATGCCGTCGGTGTGAAATCTTCCGCCTCGGCGAGGCGCTCGTCGTCGCCGAGCGCCGTCACGCGGCTCGTGAACACGGCCCCCTCCTCCTTCGTGCGATGAAACCTCGCGCGAAAGAGCGTCGCCCTCGAGAAATCGGCCGCCGTGGCGTCGGCGTGCGTGAAATCGGCGTACGTCAGGTCCGCGCCCACGAAGCGCGCCCCCGCGCATTTCGCGCCCTTGAGGATGCATTGCTGCATGTCCGCGCCGGACGCGTCCGCGCCGGAGAGGTCGGCGTCCACCAGGATCGATTGCCCGAGCTTCGCGCCGCGCAGGTCGACCCGCGCGAGTTTTGCCTGCACGAACAACGCGCGGCCCACGGCGGCCTTGTTCAGGTTCGCGCCCTCCAGGTTCGCGTCCTTGAAGTTGCATTGCACGAGCGACGCGCCCGAGAGATCCGCCCCCGAGAGGTCGGCGCGCATGAGCTGGGTGAGGTCGAACTTCATCCCCCGCAGATCCATGCCCGCGAGCTTGCAGCCGATCAGCACCGCGATCTCGAAGATGGCGCCCGTCAGCTCGGCGCTCGTCAGGTCCGCGTCGAGCAGCACCGTCTGCTTGAGCGAGGCGCCCGCGAAGCTCGCCTTCGCCACGACAGAATCGAGGAACGAGGTCCGCTCGAGGTTCGCCTTCACGAGCCGCGCGCCCGTGAGGTTCGATTGCAGCACCGCGCCCATCTTCAGGCTGGCGCCGGACAGGTCCGCCGACGAGAGGTCCGCCTGGATGAAGCGGAGCGCGCCCATGTCGGCCCCCACGAACGTCGCCTCCGTGAAGAGGCTCCGCTCGAGGACGGCGTGGCGCATCCGCGCCCCGTCGAATTTCGCGCCCGCGAAATGGCAC is from Polyangium spumosum and encodes:
- a CDS encoding MopE-related protein, translated to MAGDRSWTARKRVGVFWLSSLAGLALPAAAWAQAYPSSDAAWVPLVRTDPVTNVTSPLGDPAGDAPGPRDIVGNEMSPVAYVQSDADHLYFRLRINQNARQNASSFWPYGWGCLIDTDGDSSDYELIAIVDGVSNPDSVNLWHNTNQVIPNDPSDDAEVLLRAYLDPLVAGKPGHGYAREAPAGEDFPAENPDPDFFVDWAVERSALALAGVTPLTPLRFACGTSAMGKVLGTDLAGPPSLPPLFGDPVLCGDEGCIEQSCPGAGDICEAGVGGCATTGTIVCDASGQPSCNAVPGASSAEVCDDVDNDCDGAIDEDNPGAGVDCTSSDPGLCAAGLTACVGGALSCIPTIGKGEFPETCNGIDDDCNGIPDDGPAGAGEPCATGLMGACATGFTTCGGGVTACAPVAEPGAAVETCNGVDDDCDGEADEGFALGEACSVGVGACLAEGVFECDAAGAASCSATAGAPGVEACGDAVDSDCDGNPDNDCPDKDDDGLEDHEEEVIGSDPEDPDTDDDGVRDGLEPDYDKDTDGDGTVNVLDPDSDDDGLFDGTELGFDCTGPGTDPEAGHCIADADSGTTTTNPLDWDTDDGSVSDGDEDTNKDGVVDAGERDPLDPSDDVISTAACSVDADCPTGQVCAEGACRDLVAPQESVELTGGCACTTEPAEGTTGRWIAALVMLGALTFRRRRR
- a CDS encoding DUF4150 domain-containing protein; the protein is MFANSQMMGVDMGFPDVCLTPTPAPVPIPYPNIAAGPMGVPAAYNVLFMCTPAHNMSTTIPMTNGDNTGVNMGVASGMVMGPSRPVLPALKTLVGGMPATRLTSMNIQNSTNCPGVRLVPSQLKVLLLT
- a CDS encoding DUF3540 domain-containing protein; this translates as MDNLARKLEHRQVSQDVGEVVRVEGDVFVVRTDGGNYRARRAKSCLLAPEVDDTVLLVVIEGQAAYVLAVLEREDGATSRIVLDGDVELKAPSGRIGMAAQEGIGLVSGKEVSVVSGSVEIRSVSGNVVLERLSLLGTLVSAELGKVKLFAGVVDSALERLSQKVKRSYRTVEEVDQVRAERIDYAAQKNMSLRGDNTLITAEQLVKVDGEQIHLG
- a CDS encoding pentapeptide repeat-containing protein, coding for MIRDELIRQIAGGEVVSGEDLSGRDLSGAKLSGGILENVSFAGANLAGADLTESVFTRCHFAGAKFDGARMRHAVLERSLFTEATFVGADMGALRFIQADLSSADLSGASLKMGAVLQSNLTGARLVKANLERTSFLDSVVAKASFAGASLKQTVLLDADLTSAELTGAIFEIAVLIGCKLAGMDLRGMKFDLTQLMRADLSGADLSGASLVQCNFKDANLEGANLNKAAVGRALFVQAKLARVDLRGAKLGQSILVDADLSGADASGADMQQCILKGAKCAGARFVGADLTYADFTHADATAADFSRATLFRARFHRTKEEGAVFTSRVTALGDDERLAEAEDFTPTA